A stretch of the Rosa rugosa chromosome 5, drRosRugo1.1, whole genome shotgun sequence genome encodes the following:
- the LOC133712178 gene encoding protein NO VEIN-like isoform X2, protein MAGYPHHFRPSSGDWNWAHPPPHLSHPQFPYPNFPPQNPTNLNIYPPQPSAFPPPQPQPPPPPQPSNPNFHLQHPTDVNIFPANHYGHSSFSNYYPTPTPSSNFSLQNPNPTPPFPPQSFSRNPNEAPDPPNLPNSARHLPEDPREVLEKIDRAVEKLRDELVAAGKNVSAWKVLQSALLMLNVDAETCLGLKVEQVPSLHRLMVTEGRINAFIHCFVGVRSITSLYDLEVAICKNEDIEQFEELGLGPLLQHPLVLQYFSVDSETTEVFKISSEEILHLLSRYLKKPKVKENSVEGFLDFIVTKRPVAGKEKLGIRIFSLGVHASAMREAKASERAALWKSLQELKQKSPKISRRKAPIFSSLKNRLDKHFRAISQQSGLCSVVNGKEDTLVSSRSKDEGINDYLHDDKGNDHGTGGHIDSLKSLKSSDREGKCSYLSEVEERSSLMSNHPSPSQKHNESNGSVKKKRKYENLSCPISVPSKLRKREKVEQDALPTESDSETKEVSEMLKLDLSIANNLLRMFITTWKEACREQPVAEVLWAMLRSCNTKYRRTKRIMAMFSTYPLVGLLNVAVSSIKCGMWDNMFDTSQTISPRELANTVTDNYPEHVEQSIKDVPPVSTEHATEHGQTSCCLKPNHQDRPRRWRKIPRSRKKLEPENGHICYLCHQEGHVKRRCPLLQQTKKSSYEPQSPQQLAQYSISGEEVEEKVSAVVDGVSVKEIIRKVATYFETDHGMSSNGESLPEKIFIYFRKLCNCELWLTEEFSVKEFRSLGYGEFMMFLEKYARLLPPEMCKFLKDDSSGKFPLEVCMLPHYLVVLVSQALNNLWEDQNITKLNISSLLGKQFPALSFHTIENGSVEDFKSIVGKHKDTAISKCVLFSMTICGTSYTLESLENCSKNAVLKSSLVSVNSDQKISIQSVASKEAIAVLLRAPMMSDLNLWSHWDLLFAPSLGPLVPWLLNEVNTDELLCLVTKDGKVIRLDHSATVDSFSKAALQGSSFQTAVKMLSLFSLVGGEKHVPVSLLKFHVQRAFEVIFKTYLDGMEVYDKKSSLNQGTVLCGQKMVVEIAAGKCSNLHRAVTQTKIAESVISHFFLDCLGYLPAEFRSFAADVLLSGMRSVFKHAASAILDECIQIEQRLILHEVGLSLGIVEWISDYHVFSSLDSTDSFMSEDSGLNADRDQMGSDSKYMQNVSKKLAASEQSMAASVRADEHKGGCADVSRMVDGAGVSDAGIGIGIGIGYRQHPTNINEHEDAFQVIESIRRDEFGLDSSPLTFESIVLKKQHARLGRALHCLSQELYSQDSHFLLELVQNADDNTYPTNIEPTLAFILQESGIVVLNNEQGFSAQNIRALCDVGNSTKKGSSAGYIGQKGIGFKSVFRVTDAPEIHSNGFHIKFDTSEGQIGLILPTVVPPCNLELFRQLTSSDIDKPDCYCWKTCIVLPFRSKVSDGTVLNHIMNMFSDLHPSLLLFLHRLKCIRFRNLIDDSLTVMRKEIVGDGIVKVSHGNTKMTWFVVSQKLHSDNLRSDVQTTEISIAFTLKESDKGIYRPDIGQQPVFAFLPLRTYGLKFIVQGDFVLPSSREEVDGDSPWNQWLLSEFPGFFVDAEKSFCSLPCFKENPGTAVAAYMSFVPLVGEVHGFFSSLPRLIISKLRMSNCLLQEGEKKEWVPPCKVLRNWSKQARSLLPDGLLHEHLGLGFLDKDIVLPDPLARVLGIAEYGPTVLLQVMASLCGKQDGLKSMGMGWMASLLSELYAMSFKSSVETSFDSGIEMGFLEKLQKIPFIPLSDGTYGAVVEGPIWLQFDAVGTGFGDHHGLESFPKLYAKLRIVSPELYASSADMPSMDVTPIDKVISMLHRIGVQRLSAHEILKAHILPAISDDRITVRDEDLMTDYICFAMVHLQSSCSDCHAEREYIISELQNKAYILTNNGFKRPAEASIHFSKEFGNPVDISRLIDRVNLTWDEVDISYLKHPVAKSLPNGLMKWRDFFQKIGIVDFVKVVQVEKGFTELSEALFNNLTWDQHTISHGLNATDWESPELVHLLSLLSRDGNRKGCEYLLEVLDKLWDDCYSDRAIGYCSSKSVADRKPFKSSFMSTICDVQWVVSGMDDKLHYPKDLYHDSVAVRSILGGSAPFFVPKATSEKFVSDIGFKTRVSLHDALEMLKLWRCENPFRASLAQMSKFYSLIWNEMASSKKTTAEEFCLEPFVFVPYESSFRHEDVVSGTFLSLEEVYWDDSTFFVDQIKEIHHQCNSTVGNHGPINRILSNFYPALHDFFVDICGVHEIPPLRSYLQILLQFSNAVLPSQAANAVFQVFQKWADGLQSGMSAEDIVYLKDSLTRMECTVLPTVQDKWVSLHPSYGLLCWCDDKKLKKQFMHMDGLDFLYSGGLSNDDEEILSTKMSVLMRTLGIPALSEVVTRAAMFNGPTDSSFKAALLDWALPYAQRYLHSLHPDKYSQLKQSGFDILNRLRVVEVQKLSYRNVIKIAGSESKKQIECSCVLQDHDLYTTQESDSHALFMELSRLFFDGKPELHLANFLHMITTMAESGSTEEQIDFFIFNSQKVPKLPDGESVWSLSHVHNDRLPQPSDWRFVGWKAPLSFGYANLFKAQAQFAQLTSVSQIEMDNDSETHVRQTVESTPISVDIKWTIGEGTATTSAPLVLPNSNDLQEHFDDETDMDTDFNPNNLDFVVDPRVLGSSDCSKVDHPRYGSSGRDAMRGRDAMLTGRLGEVVAFKYLIAKAGKSVVRWVNERIETGLPYDIVVGEKEDSLEFIEVKATQQQKKDWFHISMREWQFAAEKGEAFSILHVLLLGNNAARVSVYKNPVKLCHLGKLQLHLSMPRQEKELFLVS, encoded by the exons ATGGCCGGTTACCCTCATCACTTCCGCCCCTCCAGTGGGGACTGGAACTGGGCACACCCACCTCCTCACCTCTCCCACCCACAATTTCCTTACCCCAATTTTCCTCCCCAAAACCCCACCAATTTAAACATCTATCCCCCTCAACCTTCCGCCTTTCCACCACCGCAACCGcaaccgccgccgccgccgcaacCGTCAAACCCTAATTTCCACCTCCAACACCCTACAGATGTCAATATCTTTCCCGCCAACCACTATGGACACTCCTCATTTTCCAATTACTACCCAACCCCAACCCCAAGCTCTAATTTCTCTctgcaaaaccctaaccccacTCCACCCTTCCCCCCTCAGAGCTTCTCCCGTAACCCTAACGAGGCGCCCGACCCGCCGAACCTCCCGAATTCGGCTAGGCATTTGCCTGAGGACCCGAGAGAGGTGCTCGAGAAGATCGACCGTGCGGTGGAGAAGCTTCGCGACGAGCTTGTCGCCGCCGGGAAGAACGTCTCGGCCTGGAAGGTGTTACAGTCTGCGCTTCTGATGCTCAATGTTGATGCCGAGACTTGTTTGGGCCTCAAAGTTGAGCAAGTGCCGTCTCTTCACCGCCTCATGGTCACTGAAGGAAGG ATAAATGCATTTATTCATTGCTTTGTTGGAGTTCGATCAATTACATCTTTGTATGATTTGGAAGTTGCAATCTGCAAGAATGAGGATATTGAGCAGTTTGAAGAGCTTGGATTGGGTCCTTTGTTGCAACACCCACTAGTTTTGCAATATTTCTCGGTGGATTCTGAAACAACTGAAGTCTTTAAGATATCTAGTGAGGAGATACTACATTTACTCAGTAGGTACCTAAAGAAGCCGAAAGTTAAGGAAAATTCTGTTGAGGGGTTCTTGGACTTCATTGTTACGAAGCGACCTGTTGCAGGCAAGGAAAAGCTTGGAATTCGAATATTTAGTTTGGG GGTGCATGCTTCTGCTATGCGTGAAGCCAAGGCTTCAGAACGTGCAGCTTTATGGAAATCATTACAGGAATTAAAACAAAAGTCTCCCAAAATATCTAGGAGGAAGGCACCAATTTTCTCCTCGCTGAAAAATCGGCTAGATAAACATTTTCGCGCCATTTCGCAGCAATCTGGATTGTGTTCTGTTGTGAATGGAAAGGAAGATACACTTGTTTCTTCAAGATCAAAGGATGAAGGTATTAATGATTATTTACATGATGACAAAGGTAATGACCATGGTACTGGTGGTCATATTGACTCACTAAAATCCCTGAAAAGTTCTGACAGAGAGGGTAAGTGTTCTTACTTGTCTGAAGTGGAGGAGAGGTCTTCGCTCATGTCAAACCACCCTTCTCCAAGCCAAAAGCATAATGAGAGTAATGGGTcagttaaaaagaaaagaaaatacgaAAATCTAAGCTGCCCTATCTCTGTTCCCTCAAAGTTGCGCAAGAGAGAGAAGGTAGAGCAAGATGCTCTTCCTACAGAAAGTGACAGTGAAACTAAGGAGGTCAGCGAGATGCTTAAACTTGATCTTTCAATTGCCAATAATCTTTTGAGGATGTTCATTACAACTTGGAAGGAGGCATGTAGGGAGCAGCCTGTGGCTGAG GTACTTTGGGCCATGCTTCGCTCTTGTAATACAAAATATAGGAGGACAAAGAGAATCATGGCAATGTTTTCGACATACCCTTTGGTTGGATTACTCAATGTTGCC GTCTCATCTATCAAATGTGGAATGTGGGATAATATGTTTGATACGTCCCAAACCATTAGTCCACGTGAGTTGGCTAACACTGTAACTGATAATTATCCTGAACATGTCGAACAAAGTATAAAGGATGTACCACCAGTCAGCACCGAACATGCTACCGAACATGGACAAA CCTCTTGCTGCCTGAAGCCAAATCATCAGGATCGTCCACGTCGGTGGAGGAAGATCCCAAGGAGTCGTAAGAAGTTGGAGCCTGAAAACGGACACATCTGCTACCTTTGTCATCAAGAGGGACACGTCAAGAGAAGATGCCCTCTGCTGCAGCAAACTAAAAAATCATCATATGAACCACAGAGTCCTCAACAATTGGCTCAGTATTCTATTTCCGGAGAAGAGGTGGAGGAGAAAGTCAGTGCTGTGGTGGACG GTGTTTCAGTTAAAGAGATAATCAGGAAAGTTGCTACATATTTTGAGACTGATCACGGAATGTCTAGCAATGGTGAATCACTTCCGGAGAAGATATTTATTTACTTCAGAAAGCTTTGCAATTGTGAGCTCTGGTTGACTGAAGAATTTTCTGTCAAGGAATTTAGATCCCTTGGTTATGGGGAATTTATGATGTTTTTAGAAAAGTATGCCCGTCTTCTGCCACCGGAGATGTGCAAGTTCTTGAAAGATGACAGCAGTGGAAAGTTTCCTTTGGAGGTTTGCATGCTTCCGCATTATTTAGTTGTTTTGGTATCTCAAGCTTTAAACAATTTATGGGAGGACCAAAATATTACCAAACTGAACATTTCTTCTCTGCTTGGGAAGCAGTTCCCGGCCCTTAGTTTCCATACCATTGAAAATGGTTCAGTAGAAGACTTTAAAAGTATAGTAGGAAAGCATAAAGACACTGCAATTTCCAAATGTGTACTATTTTCAATGACAATATGCGGAACTAGTTACACTCTAGAATCATTGGAAAACTGTAGTAAGAATGCTGTATTGAAAAGCAGTTTGGTGAGTGTTAACAGTGACCAGAAAATAAGCATTCAATCTGTTGCATCCAAGGAGGCAATTGCAGTCTTACTTAGGGCACCCATGATGTCAGATTTGAATTTATGGTCACATTGGGACCTCTTATTTGCTCCCTCTCTTGGCCCTCTTGTACCGTGGTTATTGAATGAAGTCAACACAGATGAATTACTCTGTTTGGTAACCAAAGATGGCAAAGTTATTCGGTTAGATCATTCAGCTACTGTAGATTCATTCTCGAAAGCTGCTCTTCAAGGATCCTCTTTTCAAACAGCAGTGAAAATGTTATCTCTCTTTTCACTGGTTGGGGGAGAAAAACATGTCCCCGTGTCCCTTTTGAAATTCCATGTACAGCGTGCATTTGAAGTTATTTTCAAGACCTATCTAGATGGTATGGAAGTATATGACAAGAAGAGTTCTCTTAATCAAGGAACAGTTTTGTGTGGACAGAAAATGGTTGTTGAAATTGCTGCTGGTAAATGCAGTAACTTACACAGAGCTGTAACGCAGACGAAAATTGCTGAGTCTGTTATATCACATTTTTTTCTTGATTGCCTGGGGTATCTACCTGCAGAGTTTCGCAGTTTTGCTGCTGATGTGTTACTTTCTGGGATGCGGTCTGTTTTTAAGCATGCGGCTTCAGCCATTTTGGATGAATGCATCCAAATAGAGCAGCGTCTCATACTTCATGAAGTTGGCTTATCTCTTGGTATAGTGGAGTGGATTAGTGATTACCATGTATTTAGTTCCTTGGATTCTACTGATTCGTTCATGTCTGAGGATTCTGGTCTCAATGCTGATAGAGATCAAATGGGGTCAGACTCAAAATATATGCAAAATGTGTCAAAAAAGTTGGCTGCTTCTGAACAGAGTATGGCTGCATCTGTtagggcagatgagcataaagGAGGATGTGCTGATGTTAGCCGGATGGTTGATGGTGCAGGAGTTTCTGATGCTGGGATTGGCATTGGCATTGGCATTGGTTACAGACAACATCCTACTAATATTAATGAACATGAAGATGCTTTCCAGGTTATTGAGTCAATCAGGAGAGATGAATTCGGTTTGGATTCAAGCCCATTGACCTTTGAAAGTATCGTCTTAAAGAAACAGCATGCTCGCTTAGGGAGAGCTCTGCACTGTCTTTCACAGGAATTATATTCTCAAGATTCTCATTTTCTTCTTGAGCTG GTTCAAAATGCTGATGATAATACTTATCCAACAAATATAGAACCAACTCTAGCATTCATTCTTCAAGAATCAGGTATTGTTGTTTTGAATAATGAGCAAGGCTTCTCTGCCCAGAACATTAGAGCACTTTGTGATGTTGGAAATTCAACCAAGAAAGGATCCAGTGCCGGATATATAGGGCAAAAGGGCATCGGTTTCAAATCAGTATTTCGT GTCACAGATGCTCCAGAAATTCATTCTAATGGATTTCATATCAAGTTTGATACAAGTGAGGGTCAGATTGGTTTAATTCTGCCCACAGTTGTACCTCCTTGCAATCTTGAGTTGTTTAGACAGCTGACATCTAGTGACATTGATAAACCAGATTGTTACTGCTGGAAAACTTGTATTGTTCTTCCTTTCAGATCGAAAGTATCAGATGGAACTGTCTTGAACCACATAATGAATATGTTTTCAGATCTTCATCCATCTTTACTACTATTTCTTCACCGCCTCAAGTGTATCCGGTTTAGAAACCTAATCGATGATTCACTTACTGTCATGAGAAAAGAAATTGTAGGAGACGGTATTGTCAAGGTTTCACATGGGAATACGAAGATGACATGGTTTGTAGTATCTCAGAAATTGCACTCAGATAATCTTCGTAGTGATGTGCAAACAACAGAAATCTCAATTGCTTTTACATTGAAGGAATCGGATAAGGGCATTTATCGTCCAGATATAGGCCAACAGCCTGTGTTTGCATTTCTTCCTCTTAGAACATACGGACTGAAATTTATTGTTCAGGGTGATTTTGTTCTTCCTTCATCCAGAGAGGAAGTGGATGGAGATAGTCCCTGGAACCAATGGCTATTGTCAGAATTTCCTGGTTTCTTTGTCGATGCAGAGAAATCATTTTGTTCTCTTCCATGTTTCAAAGAGAATCCTGGGACTGCTGTGGCAGCTTACATGTCCTTTGTTCCACTTGTTGGGGAAGTGCAtggtttcttttcttctcttcctcgaTTAATTATTTCTAAATTACGGATGTCAAATTGCTTACTTCaggaaggagaaaagaaagaatgggTTCCTCCTTGCAAGGTCCTAAGAAATTGGAGTAAACAGGCTCGTTCACTTCTCCCTGATGGTCTACTGCATGAGCATCTTGGCCTTGGATTCTTGGATAAAGATATAGTTCTGCCTGATCCACTTGCAAGAGTTCTAGGTATTGCAGAGTATGGGCCCACAGTTCTGCTTCAGGTAATGGCTTCTTTATGTGGTAAGCAGGATGGCCTCAAATCAATGGGAATGGGTTGGATGGCCTCTTTGCTTAGTGAACTTTATGCAATGTCATTCAAATCTTCTGTTGAAACTTCCTTTGATTCTGGAATAGAAATGGGATTCCtagaaaaacttcaaaaaattCCATTCATACCTCTTTCAGATGGTACATATGGTGCAGTCGTTGAAGGCCCAATTTGGCTACAGTTTGATGCCGTTGGGACTGGTTTTGGGGATCATCATGGACTTGAATCTTTTCCAAAGTTATATGCTAAACTTCGGATTGTAAGTCCGGAGCTCTATGCATCGTCTGCTGATATGCCATCCATGGATGTGACGCCGATTGACAAAGTCATTAGTATGCTCCATAGAATTGGTGTCCAACGGTTGTCCGCACACGAGATTCTCAAGGCTCACATCTTGCCAGCTATATCTGATGATAGAATTACAGTTAGGGATGAAGATTTGATGACTGATTATATCTGCTTCGCAATGGTTCACTTACAGTCGAGCTGCTCTGATTGTCATGCTGAAAGGGAATACATAATATCAGAACTACAAAATAAAGCTTATATTCTAACTAATAATGGCTTTAAACGACCTGCTGAGGCATCAATTCATTTCAGTAAAGAATTTGGAAATCCAGTGGACATAAGTAGGTTGATTGATAGGGTAAATCTGACATGGGATGAGGTTGATATCTCCTATTTGAAGCATCCAGTTGCTAAATCACTTCCAAATGGACTGATGAAGTGGAGAGATTTTTTCCAGAAAATTGGCATTGTGGATTTTGTGAAGGTAGTTCAAGTTGAGAAGGGTTTCACTGAGTTGTCTGAGGCTCTATTTAATAATCTAACTTGGGACCAGCACACTATTTCCCATGGGTTGAATGCCACAGATTGGGAATCACCTGAGTTAGTCCATTTATTATCCCTATTGTCCAGAGATGGCAACAGAAAAGGTTGTGAGTATCTCTTAGAGGTTCTCGATAAATTATGGGATGATTGCTATAGTGACAGAGCTATAGGGTACTGCTCTTCTAAGTCTGTTGCAGATAGAAAGCCCTTCAAATCTTCATTTATGAGCACCATCTGCGATGTGCAATGGGTAGTATCAGGAATGGATGATAAACTTCACTATCCCAAGGATCTATATCACGACAGTGTTGCAGTGCGGTCAATTCTTGGTGGATCTGCCCCATTTTTTGTTCCTAAG GCTACCAGTGAAAAATTTGTATCTGATATTGGTTTTAAGACAAGAGTCTCTCTTCACGATGCTCTGGAGATGTTGAAACTATGGAGATGTGAGAATCCGTTTAGGGCCAG CCTAGCACAAATGTCCAAATTTTACTCATTAATCTGGAATGAAATGGCTTCTTCAAAGAAGACAACTGCAGAGGAATTCTGTTTGGAACCTTTTGTATTTGTTCCATATGAATCTAGCTTCCGGCATGAGGATGTGGTGTCTGGTACATTTCTGTCCCTTGAAGAAGTATACTGGGATGATTCTACTTTCTTTGTGGACCAAATCAAGGAGATCCATCATCAGTGCAACTCAACAGTTGGTAATCATGGCCCCATAAACAGGATTCTGAGTAATTTCTACCCGGCCCTTCATGACTTCTTTGTTGATATATGTGGAGTACATGAGATCCCTCCTCTTCGTAGCTACCTTCAGATTTTGCTACAGTTTTCAAATGCTGTTTTGCCTTCACAAGCAGCTAATGCT GTTTTTCAAGTTTTTCAGAAGTGGGCTGATGGGCTCCAATCAGGAATGAGTGCTGAGGATATTGTATACTTGAAAGATTCTCTTACAAGGATGGAATGTACTGTGCTTCCTACTGTACAGGATAAGTGGGTATCTCTACATCCTTCCTATGGTCTCCTGTGCTGGTGTGATGATAAGAAGTTGAAGAAGCAGTTTATGCATATGGATGGACTTGATTTTCTTTACTCCGGTGGACTAAGTAATGATGATGAAGAGATCCTAAGTACAAAAATGTCCGTCCTCATGCGAACCTTAGGGATTCCTGCACTTTCAGAG GTTGTGACTCGTGCGGCGATGTTTAATGGTCCGACAGATTCTAGCTTTAAAGCTGCATTACTGGATTGGGCTTTGCCATATGCGCAGCGCTACTTACATAGTTTACATCCTGATAAATATTCTCAACTCAAGCAGTCTGGATTCGATATACTAAATCGTTTGCGAGTAGTAGAAGTTCAAAAGCTGTCCTACCGCAATGTTATAAAGATTGCTGGAAGTGAATCCAAGAAGCAAATCGAATGTAGTTGTGTTCTGCAG GATCACGATCTGTATACAACCCAGGAATCAGATTCTCACGCATTATTTATGGAGCTTTCTCGTTTGTTTTTTGATGGAAAGCCAGAATTACACTTGGCAAATTTCCTTCATATGATCACAACAATGGCCGAATCAGGTTCAACTGAGGAGCAGATAGACTTTTTTATCTTCAATAGCCAAAAGGTGCCAAAGCTTCCTGATGGAGAATCTGTTTGGTCCCTGTCACATGTGCATAATGATAGGTTACCCCAGCCAAGTGACTGGCGCTTTGTTGGTTGGAAAGCCCCACTAAGCTTTGGTTATGCAAATCTTTTCAAGGCTCAGGCACAATTTGCACAGCTTACCAGTGTCTCACAAATTGAAATGGATAATGATTCTGAAACCCATGTCAGACAAACAGTTGAATCAACTCCCATTTCAGTAGACATTAAATGGACAATTGGTGAGGGTACAGCAACAACATCTGCACCTTTAGTGCTGCCAAACTCCAATGATTTGCAAGAACACTTTGATGATGAGACTGATATGGATACTGATTTCAATCCTAATAATCTAGATTTTGTTGTTGACCCTCGCGTTTTGGGTTCATCTGATTGTAGCAAGGTAGACCATCCTAGATATGGCTCTAGTGGAAGAGATGCAATGCGTGGAAGAGATGCAATGCTTACCGGGAGGTTAGGTGAGGTTGTTGCTTTTAAATACTTAATTGCAAAAGCTGGCAAGTCAGTTGTGAGGTGGGTTAATGAAAGAATTGAAACTGGGCTACCCTATGACATAGTTGTAGGTGAGAAGGAAGATAGTCTAGAGTTCATTGAGGTTAAAGCCacccaacaacaaaaaaagGATTGGTTCCACATATCAATGAGGGAGTGGCAATTTGCAGCGGAAAAAGGCGAAGCCTTCAGCATTTTGCACGTCCTCTTATTGGGTAATAATGCTGCAAGAGTCTCAGTTTACAAGAATCCTGTAAAATTGTGTCATCTGGGCAAGCTACAGTTGCATCTTTCGATGCCTAGGCAGGAGAAGGAATTATTTCTTGTGTCCTGA